A single region of the Oceanibaculum indicum P24 genome encodes:
- a CDS encoding tellurite resistance TerB family protein, which yields MDPTKFLDQFLGGNSKQKLQQAGGAAKQQFDRMGGMGGFAGGAAAGGLAGLLLGNKKVRKMAGGVVGYGGAAALGALAFKAYQNWQQGKQAESAPVATEADMPRTEARFLPDSAPAATGEPFQLSLIRAMIGATKADGHVDAEEQKRLFEQVERMGLDAEAKGFVFDALAKPTDLSEVAAAARTQEQAAELYLVSRLAIDPDHPAEKAYLEALAHRLNLPAELAAHLDRQAEAGLAA from the coding sequence ATGGACCCGACGAAATTCCTCGACCAGTTCCTTGGCGGCAACTCGAAGCAGAAACTGCAACAGGCCGGAGGCGCGGCGAAACAGCAGTTCGACCGCATGGGCGGTATGGGCGGCTTTGCCGGCGGGGCGGCGGCTGGCGGGCTGGCCGGACTGCTGCTGGGTAATAAGAAGGTGCGCAAGATGGCCGGCGGCGTTGTCGGCTATGGCGGGGCGGCGGCGCTGGGCGCGCTCGCCTTCAAGGCCTATCAGAACTGGCAGCAGGGAAAGCAGGCGGAGTCAGCACCGGTCGCGACCGAGGCCGACATGCCGAGGACCGAGGCGCGCTTCCTGCCCGATTCCGCACCGGCCGCCACGGGTGAGCCGTTCCAGCTGTCGCTGATCCGCGCGATGATCGGCGCGACCAAGGCCGACGGCCATGTCGATGCCGAGGAGCAGAAGCGCCTGTTCGAGCAGGTCGAGCGGATGGGGCTGGATGCCGAGGCCAAGGGCTTCGTGTTCGATGCGCTGGCAAAGCCCACGGACCTGTCGGAGGTCGCCGCCGCTGCCCGCACGCAAGAGCAGGCGGCGGAGCTCTATCTTGTCTCCCGCCTTGCCATCGATCCCGACCATCCGGCGGAGAAGGCCTATCTGGAAGCGCTCGCCCACCGGCTGAACCTGCCGGCGGAGCTTGCCGCACATCTCGACCGCCAGGCGGAGGCCGGGCTGGCGGCGTAA
- a CDS encoding histone deacetylase family protein has translation MSIPVFYAPQQERHDPKTFIFRGQVTQSPEQAERAHVFLKAAKAAGHDVRAPEDRGEAPIRAIHDAGYVDFLKTAHADWSALPNASAEITPNVHPSRHMADIRGIGAKASIVSRVGYYTTDTACPIGAGTWEGVYWSAQTALAAAAHVESGERSAYALCRPPGHHAYHDLSGGFCFLNNSAIAAQALLAKFGRVAILDVDVHHGNGTQGIFYGRDDVLTVSLHGDPTSFYPWYTGFEDERGEGIGTGCNLNIPLPQGTGDDAYLEALEPALAAVKAFQPGALVVALGLDASEADPLRFFHITTPGFGRIGAAIAGLGLPSVLVQEGGYPSDILGENLASFLKGFEGR, from the coding sequence ATGTCCATTCCCGTCTTCTACGCCCCGCAGCAGGAACGCCATGACCCGAAGACCTTCATCTTCCGGGGGCAGGTGACGCAGAGCCCGGAACAGGCCGAGCGCGCGCACGTCTTCCTGAAGGCGGCGAAAGCCGCCGGCCATGATGTGCGTGCACCGGAAGATCGCGGCGAGGCACCGATCCGCGCCATCCACGATGCCGGCTATGTCGATTTCCTGAAGACCGCACATGCCGACTGGTCGGCGCTGCCGAACGCCTCGGCGGAGATCACGCCGAACGTGCATCCCAGCCGGCACATGGCGGACATCAGGGGGATCGGCGCGAAGGCCTCCATCGTATCCCGCGTCGGCTATTACACCACCGACACCGCCTGCCCGATCGGGGCCGGCACCTGGGAGGGCGTGTACTGGTCGGCGCAGACCGCGTTGGCCGCTGCTGCCCATGTCGAGTCAGGCGAACGGTCCGCCTATGCGCTGTGCCGGCCGCCGGGGCATCACGCCTATCACGATCTGTCGGGCGGCTTCTGCTTCCTGAACAACAGCGCCATCGCCGCGCAAGCGCTGCTCGCCAAGTTCGGCCGGGTGGCGATCCTGGATGTGGACGTGCATCACGGCAACGGCACGCAAGGCATCTTCTATGGGCGCGACGATGTGCTGACGGTCTCGCTACATGGCGACCCGACCAGCTTCTACCCTTGGTATACGGGCTTCGAGGATGAGCGCGGCGAAGGCATCGGCACCGGCTGCAACCTGAACATCCCGCTGCCGCAGGGCACCGGCGACGATGCCTATCTGGAGGCGCTGGAACCGGCGCTGGCGGCGGTGAAAGCATTCCAGCCGGGCGCGCTGGTGGTGGCGCTGGGGCTGGACGCCTCCGAGGCCGACCCCTTGCGCTTCTTCCACATTACCACGCCGGGCTTCGGGCGCATCGGCGCGGCCATCGCCGGCCTCGGCCTGCCGAGCGTGCTGGTGCAGGAGGGCGGCTACCCGTCCGACATCCTCGGCGAGAATCTGGCCAGCTTCCTGAAAGGCTTCGAGGGGCGGTAA